From the Scatophagus argus isolate fScaArg1 chromosome 21, fScaArg1.pri, whole genome shotgun sequence genome, one window contains:
- the LOC124052418 gene encoding uncharacterized protein LOC124052418 isoform X1, translated as MTAHWWSCVLGLLCMLAEVILSTWTVSQDPVSISLVRVNSSTVMTCSTSLSDPMGVYLNRGFHGNRDVVYLDLRNGQVSHHTVAPEFVGRIDITPVQQNEKGYGFKWELSLLGLEDTDWYYCSWIHFKSETAEQETRSSKGTLIIVREEYSQEQCNHHSEHLIFFVLSVTAVVFTLSLVIGVLIARCMQFKKNFRPARAVKPPRPNRSQHICHQQRIEHCPYMTTSANAMDFRGIL; from the exons ATGACAGCCCATTGGTGGAGCTGTGTGTTGGGATTACTCTGCATGCTTGCTGAGGTAATACTCAGTACCTggacag TTTCACAAGACCCCGTCTCGATCTCTCTAGTGAGAGTCAACTCATCTACTGTGATGACATGCTCCACATCACTGTCTGACCCAATGGGGGTCTACCTGAACAggggtttccatggcaacagggATGTTGTGTACCTGGACTTGAGGAACGGACAAGTCAGCCATCACACCGTGGCTCCAGAATTTGTAGGTCGAATTGACATAACTCCAGTCCAGCAGAACGAGAAGGGCTATGGATTCAAGTGGGAGCTGTCTCTGCTGGGGTTGGAGGACACAGACTGGTATTACTGCAGCTGGATACACTTCAAATCAGAGACAGCAGAGCAAGAAACCCGGTCCAGCAAAGGCACCCTGATCATTGTCAGAG AGGAATATTCCCAGGAACAATGCAATCACCACAGTGAGCACCTCATCTTTTTTGTCTTGAGTGTGACAGCAGTCGTCTTCACATTGTCCCTCGTCATCGGAGTACTAATTGCGAGATGCATGCAA TTTAAAAAGAACTTCAGACCTGCCAGAGCTGTAAAACCACCCAGACCTAACAGATCACAACATATCTGCCATCAGCAGAGAATTGAACATTGCCCATACATGACCACTTCTGCAAATGCTATGGACTTTAGGGGAATTCTGTGA
- the LOC124052418 gene encoding uncharacterized protein LOC124052418 isoform X2: protein MTCSTSLSDPMGVYLNRGFHGNRDVVYLDLRNGQVSHHTVAPEFVGRIDITPVQQNEKGYGFKWELSLLGLEDTDWYYCSWIHFKSETAEQETRSSKGTLIIVREEYSQEQCNHHSEHLIFFVLSVTAVVFTLSLVIGVLIARCMQFKKNFRPARAVKPPRPNRSQHICHQQRIEHCPYMTTSANAMDFRGIL from the exons ATGACATGCTCCACATCACTGTCTGACCCAATGGGGGTCTACCTGAACAggggtttccatggcaacagggATGTTGTGTACCTGGACTTGAGGAACGGACAAGTCAGCCATCACACCGTGGCTCCAGAATTTGTAGGTCGAATTGACATAACTCCAGTCCAGCAGAACGAGAAGGGCTATGGATTCAAGTGGGAGCTGTCTCTGCTGGGGTTGGAGGACACAGACTGGTATTACTGCAGCTGGATACACTTCAAATCAGAGACAGCAGAGCAAGAAACCCGGTCCAGCAAAGGCACCCTGATCATTGTCAGAG AGGAATATTCCCAGGAACAATGCAATCACCACAGTGAGCACCTCATCTTTTTTGTCTTGAGTGTGACAGCAGTCGTCTTCACATTGTCCCTCGTCATCGGAGTACTAATTGCGAGATGCATGCAA TTTAAAAAGAACTTCAGACCTGCCAGAGCTGTAAAACCACCCAGACCTAACAGATCACAACATATCTGCCATCAGCAGAGAATTGAACATTGCCCATACATGACCACTTCTGCAAATGCTATGGACTTTAGGGGAATTCTGTGA
- the narf gene encoding nuclear prelamin A recognition factor isoform X1, which yields MSEVNIAKRKEKCENCTKQCNKKQSDDPANSNQESDEVNGQAHEGSQLLLSACLSCDGCVSEEESLKISQQSLEEVERVLALNKRCDVSKHKVLVASVCPQSLPFFAVKFGVDITGAAHKLCGFLKSLGVQYVFDTTLAAGFSILESQKEFIQRYRRRHHDSHALPMFTSSCPGWIRYSERVLGSLVTPHICTARSPQQVMGCLVKDYFSKQQQKLSPEKVYHVLVAPCFDKKLEAVREEFYNSLLETRDVDCVLTSGQIFCLMEQRKVSVEELDSVPLDHVLGEAADVTLVRHEGRGSEGFLEHIFKHAAKELFGLDVSEITYKNLRNRDFQEVTLERDGETLLQFAAVYGFRNIQTLVHRMRKGRVPYQLVEVLSCPGGCLSGRGQAEGEGTGRVDKALVQQMEEAYTSLPVRLPEVNPALHTLYQDWLQGQDSPQANTLLHTQYRNQSQSHTQPPHMQW from the exons ATGTCCGAGGTCAACATAGCAAAGCGCAAGGAGAAGTGTGAGAACTGCACTAAACAG TGTAACAAGAAACAGAGTGATGATCCTGCCAACTCGAACCAGGAGAGCGATGAGGTCAATGGGCAG GCACATGAGGGATCTCAGTTGCTGCTGAGTGCCTGTCTGTCCTGTGATGGCTGTGTatcagaggaggagagcctGAAGATCTCTCAGCAGAGTCTGGAGGAAGTGGAGCGTGTTCTGGCACTCAATAAG AGGTGCGACGTGTCGAAGCACAAGGTGCTGGTAGCGTCCGTGTGTCCACAGTCTCTGCCTTTCTTCGCTGTCAAGTTTGGTGTGGACATTACTGGCGCTGCTCACAAGCTCTGCGGCTTCCTCAAGAGTTTAG GTGTGCAGTATGTGTTCGACACCACTCTGGCGGCAGGCTTTAGCATCTTAGAGAGTCAGAAGGAGTTTATCCAGAGATATCGCAGGAGGCACCACGACTCCCACGCCTTGCCCATGTTCACCTCCTCCTGCCCAG GGTGGATCCGTTATTCAGAGCGAGTCCTGGGCAGTTTGGTCACTCCGCATATTTGCACAGCCAGGTCTCCTCAGCAGGTCATGGGCTGTCTGGTCAAAGACTACTTCTCCAAACAGCAG CAGAAGCTGAGTCCAGAGAAAGTCTACCACGTGTTAGTTGCCCCCTGCTTTGACAAGAAGCTGGAGGCTGTCAGAGAGGAGTTTTACAACAGCCTGCTGGAGACCAGAGATGTGGACTGTGTCCTCACCTCAG ggcaGATCTTTTGCCTGATGGAGCAGAGGAAGGTTTCTGTGGAGGAGCTGGACTCCGTTCCACTGGACCATGT GCTGGGAGAGGCTGCAGACGTGACGCTGGTGAGGCACGAGGGCCGAGGCTCTGAAGGCTTTCTGGAGCACATCTTCAAACATGCTGCCAAAGAGCTCTTTGGTCTGGATGTCAGTGAGATCACATACAAGAACCTCAG GAACCGGGACTTCCAGGAAGTAACTCTGGAGCGGGATGGGGAGACTCTGTTGCAGTTTGCTGCTGTCTATGGTTTCAGGAACATCCAGACGCTGGTTCACCGAATGAGAAAGGGACGTGTACCTTACCAGCTGGTGGAGGTGCTGTCCTGCCCAGGAG GGTGCTTGAGCGGCCGCGGTCAGGCGGAGGGTGAGGGGACAGGCCGGGTGGATAAAGCCCTGGTGCAGCAGATGGAGGAGGCATACACCAGCCTGCCAGTCCGTCTCCCGGAAGTCAACCCAGCCCTGCACACCCTCTATCAAGACTGGCTGCAGGGCCAGGACTCCCCGCAGGCCAACACCCTCCTTCACACCCAGTATAGAAATCAGAGTCAGAGCCACACACAGCCCCCACACATGCAGTGGTGA
- the narf gene encoding nuclear prelamin A recognition factor isoform X2, whose product MSEVNIAKRKEKCENCTKQCNKKQSDDPANSNQESDEVNGQAHEGSQLLLSACLSCDGCVSEEESLKISQQSLEEVERVLALNKRCDVSKHKVLVASVCPQSLPFFAVKFGVDITGAAHKLCGFLKSLGVQYVFDTTLAAGFSILESQKEFIQRYRRRHHDSHALPMFTSSCPGWIRYSERVLGSLVTPHICTARSPQQVMGCLVKDYFSKQQKLSPEKVYHVLVAPCFDKKLEAVREEFYNSLLETRDVDCVLTSGQIFCLMEQRKVSVEELDSVPLDHVLGEAADVTLVRHEGRGSEGFLEHIFKHAAKELFGLDVSEITYKNLRNRDFQEVTLERDGETLLQFAAVYGFRNIQTLVHRMRKGRVPYQLVEVLSCPGGCLSGRGQAEGEGTGRVDKALVQQMEEAYTSLPVRLPEVNPALHTLYQDWLQGQDSPQANTLLHTQYRNQSQSHTQPPHMQW is encoded by the exons ATGTCCGAGGTCAACATAGCAAAGCGCAAGGAGAAGTGTGAGAACTGCACTAAACAG TGTAACAAGAAACAGAGTGATGATCCTGCCAACTCGAACCAGGAGAGCGATGAGGTCAATGGGCAG GCACATGAGGGATCTCAGTTGCTGCTGAGTGCCTGTCTGTCCTGTGATGGCTGTGTatcagaggaggagagcctGAAGATCTCTCAGCAGAGTCTGGAGGAAGTGGAGCGTGTTCTGGCACTCAATAAG AGGTGCGACGTGTCGAAGCACAAGGTGCTGGTAGCGTCCGTGTGTCCACAGTCTCTGCCTTTCTTCGCTGTCAAGTTTGGTGTGGACATTACTGGCGCTGCTCACAAGCTCTGCGGCTTCCTCAAGAGTTTAG GTGTGCAGTATGTGTTCGACACCACTCTGGCGGCAGGCTTTAGCATCTTAGAGAGTCAGAAGGAGTTTATCCAGAGATATCGCAGGAGGCACCACGACTCCCACGCCTTGCCCATGTTCACCTCCTCCTGCCCAG GGTGGATCCGTTATTCAGAGCGAGTCCTGGGCAGTTTGGTCACTCCGCATATTTGCACAGCCAGGTCTCCTCAGCAGGTCATGGGCTGTCTGGTCAAAGACTACTTCTCCAAACAGCAG AAGCTGAGTCCAGAGAAAGTCTACCACGTGTTAGTTGCCCCCTGCTTTGACAAGAAGCTGGAGGCTGTCAGAGAGGAGTTTTACAACAGCCTGCTGGAGACCAGAGATGTGGACTGTGTCCTCACCTCAG ggcaGATCTTTTGCCTGATGGAGCAGAGGAAGGTTTCTGTGGAGGAGCTGGACTCCGTTCCACTGGACCATGT GCTGGGAGAGGCTGCAGACGTGACGCTGGTGAGGCACGAGGGCCGAGGCTCTGAAGGCTTTCTGGAGCACATCTTCAAACATGCTGCCAAAGAGCTCTTTGGTCTGGATGTCAGTGAGATCACATACAAGAACCTCAG GAACCGGGACTTCCAGGAAGTAACTCTGGAGCGGGATGGGGAGACTCTGTTGCAGTTTGCTGCTGTCTATGGTTTCAGGAACATCCAGACGCTGGTTCACCGAATGAGAAAGGGACGTGTACCTTACCAGCTGGTGGAGGTGCTGTCCTGCCCAGGAG GGTGCTTGAGCGGCCGCGGTCAGGCGGAGGGTGAGGGGACAGGCCGGGTGGATAAAGCCCTGGTGCAGCAGATGGAGGAGGCATACACCAGCCTGCCAGTCCGTCTCCCGGAAGTCAACCCAGCCCTGCACACCCTCTATCAAGACTGGCTGCAGGGCCAGGACTCCCCGCAGGCCAACACCCTCCTTCACACCCAGTATAGAAATCAGAGTCAGAGCCACACACAGCCCCCACACATGCAGTGGTGA
- the LOC124052399 gene encoding cytochrome b-245 chaperone 1 homolog: MGYMKVEEHSFNLLHLKRSPGIRSWSLLVGIASVGLAAAYYSSDSILWKLFYVTGCLFVAMQNMEEWEEAVFDKTKNLIELKSFSLYTLILTLWSKGQEKVVLDLTQLCDICVQEEKVRYLGKGYLLMLRLAAGFSYPLTQSATLGGRGDVEALAALLKRFLGLDELQQRRQKEEEAEYGDEEEEEDSLDNGSDSDDEEDEL, encoded by the exons ATGGGATACATGAAAGTAGAGGAGCACAGCTTCAACCTGCTCCACCTGAAAAGATCCCCGGGGATTCGTTCCTGGTCTCTTCTTGTTG GTATAGCATCTGTTGGATTGGCAGCTGCGTACTACAGCTCAG ACAGCATCTTGTGGAAGCTCTTCTACGTGACTGGATGTCTGTTCGTTGCCATGCAGAACATGGAAGAATGGGAGGAAGCAGTGTTTGACAAGACCAAGAACCTAATTGAGCTCAAGAGCTTCAGCTTGTACACTTTAATCCTGACCCTATGGAGTAAGGGTCAAGAAAAAG TTGTGTTGGATCTGACACAGCTGTGTGACATCTGCGTCCAGGAAGAGAAGGTTCGCTATTTAGGGAAGGGCTACCTGCTGATGCTGCGGCTGGCTGCAGGTTTCTCATACCCCCTGACTCAGAGTGCCACATTGGGCGGACGCGG TGATGTGGAGGCTTTGGCCGCACTGCTGAAGCGCTTTCTGGGTCTGGATGAGCTGCAGCAACGCAggcagaaggaggaagaagcagaGTATGGAgacgaggaagaagaggaagactcTTTGGACAATGGTAGTGATtcagatgatgaagaagatgagCTTTGA
- the hexdc gene encoding hexosaminidase D — protein sequence MACPPWPKGKKLVHLDLKGAPPRVEYLHKLIELFSELGVNGLLVEYEDMFPYEGELKLLQATTHPAYSHEEVLSVQEFAKSKGIEVIPLVQTFGHMEFVLKHQPMWGLREVPYCVGTLNPHKEEGVRLVMEMVRQVVKLHPGLSTLHIGADEVYILGEGKESKQWLDSRGRTVEQLFLSHVTKVAKAIKEAWPHMTIIMWDDMMRAMNQDILKDSGLVGLIQPMLWDYTPNLDVDKTVSLLEKYCSAGMPDLWVASSFKGSTSVYTCVTSTQRHVDNHLQWLKVAASLSPGINLQGIAITGWQRYDHLSVLCELMPVALPSLASCLQTLSHGQFHDEAQKEVTERLGISSVEVEGMGRASAGDLLFPGRKLAELIVELNSLLNSEDIRLFENNMFVRGWFSPYHRQRKMVTPLITMQIQSQASTFLAALQQKVDAMREEMVRLYPDSTAQEWIEEHVSPVMSPLQRITEDIGACVKEMVP from the exons ATGGCGTGTCCACCTTGGcccaaaggaaaaaaactggTTCACCTGGATTTGAAAGGCGCCCCGCCAAGAGTAGAATATCTTCACAAG CTGATCGAGTTGTTCTCTGAGCTGGGAGTTAATGGCCTGCTGGTGGAGTATGAGGACATGTTTCCTTATGAAGGGGAGCTGAAACTGCTGCAGGCCACAACACATCCTGCTTACAG CCATGAGGAGGTACTATCTGTGCAGGAATTTGCCAAATCTAAGGGCATTGAGGTCATCCCACTTGTGCAGACGTTTGGTCACATGGAG TTTGTCTTGAAACATCAGCCCATGTGGGGCTTGAGAGAGGTGCCATATTGTGTGGGTACCCTGAATCCCCACAAAGAAGAGGGGGTGAGGCTGGTGATGGAGATGGTGAGGCAGGTGGTTAAGCTGCATCCAGGCCTGAGCACACTCCACATTGGAGCAGATGAG GTGTACATCCTCGGCGAGGGGAAAGAGTCCAAACAGTGGTTGGACTCACGTGGACGGACTGTGGAGCAGCTATTCCTGAGCCATGTGACCAAGGTGGCCAAGGCCATCAAGGAGGCATGGCCTCACATGACTATCATAATGTGGGATGATATGATGAGAGCCATGAACCAGGACATACTGAAAG ATAGCGGTCTAGTGGGTCTCATCCAGCCCATGCTGTGGGACTACACCCCTAATCTGGATGTGGACAAAACTG TGTCTTTGCTGGAGAAGTACTGCAGTGCCGGCATGCCAGACCTGTGGGTGGCCAGCTCATTTAAAGGCTCCACCAGTGTTTACACATGCGTAAccagcacacagagacatgtgGATAATCATTTGCAGTGGCTGAAAGTGGCTGCTTCTTTATCTCCTGGTATAAACCTGCAAGGCATCGCCATCACAGGCTGGCAGAG GTATGACCACCTGTCGGTGCTGTGTGAGCTCATGCCTGTGGCTCTTCCATCACTAGCATCCTGTCTCCAGACACTCAGCCATGGTCAGTTCCATGATGAGGCTCAGAAAGAAGTAACTGAGAGACTGGGCATTTCCTCAGTGGAGGTAGAGGGCATGGGGAG GGCTTCTGCAGGTGACTTGCTGTTTCCAGGAAGGAAGCTGGCTGAGCTAATTGTGGAGCTCAACTCACTGCTGAACTCAGAGGACATACGATTGTTTGAAAACAACAT GTTTGTAAGAGGATGGTTCAGCCCCTaccacagacagaggaagatggTAACCCCTCTCATCACCATGCAGATTCAGAGCCAAGCATCAAC GTTTTTAGCTGCATTACAACAGAAGGTGGATGCCATGAGAGAGGAGATGGTGCGTCTTTATCCGGATTCAACAGCCCAGGAGTGGATAGAGGAAcatgtcagccctgtgatgtcCCCTTTACAGAGGATAACGGAGGATATCGGAGCTTGTGTGAAGGAGATGGTGccataa